CTCCTCATCAATCAACTGACCGATAAATTCACGTCCCTTCTTTTCTTCAGTAAAATCTTGCATGGTTACAAAAAATATTATGGAATCCTTCTCAAATTGAACGCCGAGCTTAAGTATATCTTCAGGATTTTTGGCCTGAGATAATTTCTTTTCCACATCCAAATCCGATCTGAAGACATGCATATCAGCCATCATTTTTAGGTATTGATTCATCTCATGTTCAGGATCCCAAACAGTATCCTCAGTGGCTATTTTGGGCAATTGGGCTTTTAGCTCGGCAAATCTCTTCAAGTGTTTCGCTTCATCT
This is a stretch of genomic DNA from Deltaproteobacteria bacterium. It encodes these proteins:
- a CDS encoding ferritin family protein — translated: MIYRFNADEVFQIAIDIEENGKRFYEKAMDIVDNSDVKAVLRSLAKDEAKHLKRFAELKAQLPKIATEDTVWDPEHEMNQYLKMMADMHVFRSDLDVEKKLSQAKNPEDILKLGVQFEKDSIIFFVTMQDFTEEKKGREFIGQLIDEEKEHLKKLSLELRRLND